One Natator depressus isolate rNatDep1 chromosome 13, rNatDep2.hap1, whole genome shotgun sequence genomic region harbors:
- the LOC141997424 gene encoding uncharacterized protein LOC141997424, with amino-acid sequence MWLNTGRCVGASPGQGWERMAWAIHQRAPSLPTHLCNQGFTAPSPAFQVTAAYNLQPLLLPGPVLCSPCFGQGLPAELPRAKAATSRESTSALKAWLGQHLRHPYPSKGEKLMLAISSKMSLTQVSTWFANARRRLKKEKQLSWAPCSKSDRDAGEGETQGEQQPGGQGEGPGGSPGTGGSPKEGSPGPCLESEHQRPSPQPNAAELTQGTPPQQPKIWCLAEIATCPQQEQSCRLPLEMAPPCWGVLPPQLSLALPWCPESHRTLPQ; translated from the coding sequence ATGTGGCTGAACACTGGGAGATGTGTTGGGGCATccccggggcagggctgggagcgcaTGGCTTGGGCAATCCACCAGCgagccccttccctgcccacgCACCTCTGCAACCAGGGCTTcaccgccccttcccctgccttccAGGTGACGGCTGCTTACaacctccagcccctgctcctgcccggCCCCGTGCTGTGCTCCCCCTGCTTTGGCCAGGGCCTGCCCGCGGAGCTGCCCCGAGCCAAGGCGGCCACCTCCCGGGAGAGCACCAGCGCCCTGAAGGCCTGGCTGGGCCAGCACTTGAGGCACCCCTACCCCAGCAAGGGCGAGAAGCTCATGCTGGCCATCAGCAGCAAGATGAGCCTCACCCAGGTCTCCACCTGGTTCGCCAACGCCCGGCGGCGCCTCAAGAAGGAGAAGCAGCTGAGTTGGGCCCCCTGCAGCAAGTCGGACAGAGACGCCGGCGAGGGCGAGACTCAGGGCGAGCAACAGCCCggggggcagggcgaggggccgGGGGGCAGCCCAGGCACAGGGGGCAGCCCCAAGGAGGGCAGCCCAGGCCCCTGCCTGGAGTCAGAGCACCAGCGGCCAAGCCCGCAGCCCAACGCTGCTGAGCTGACACAGGGGACGCCGCCCCAGCAGCCCAAGATCTGGTGTCTGGCTGAGATTGCGACATGCCCccagcaggagcagagctgcCGCCTGCCGCTGGAGATGGCACCGCCCTGCTGGGGTGTCCTACCCCCACAGCTCAGCCTGGCCCTTCCCTGGTGCCCCGAGAGCCACCGGACGCTCCCACAGTGA